A segment of the Corythoichthys intestinalis isolate RoL2023-P3 chromosome 16, ASM3026506v1, whole genome shotgun sequence genome:
tgaaggaaaaaagtaggggcttatagtccgaaattacggtaaatgcatATTTACGTTTTCCATGTGTACTGCAGTGCAACAACAtgctcaaataaaatgaaatgaaatgagaaCCACTAGACACAAATATTAGTggataaaatacagtggtacctcaagatacgaaaTTAATTCACTCCGGAGTGGCTTTCgtatcaagattttttttcgtATAATAATTTGTGTTTTATATATGTAAATCGCCTAATTCCTTGCAAGATCTATTAAACAGCGCATTAAATTTTGTAATAAGGGTAAAACCAGAATTAAATAAAAGCCAAATGCATTTGAGTTATTCAGTATACCTAACcattaatacctgtaataaagtAAATAATAGAACATTATGCAAAATGAAAAATACGAAACTGTGGAACTTTATCTTTCGGGTTAGGCGATGTCTGTGAAGCCAACAGTGAAACCAACATTAGGCCAATAGAAGAGCAGGACCATGGTACTGAGCATGATGGAAAAGATTCTCACAAATAGGACAGCAGGATCTTAGGGCGCTTTTATGGGAAATAATCTTCACACATCTTTTCGTAAAATGATATTTTCGTGTTGTTGAAGCTTTCGtatctcgaggtaccactgtatttacatttGAGCAACAAATTAGGGATGCTGTTGTGCTGCTTCTGTTTAAACTGGATGATTTTAGGTTGTAGCAGTACTTGAGCCATTTAACTTTTCTGGCAGGTCAGTTTGATGTCAATTCAAAAATAAAGTGAGTAGGGGAGAAGCTGTCATATTTTTTGTATAATTGTtcaccaaataattaaaaatgtattacatCGTGACATATCAACATCGTGATATCAAATGGCACATATCGTGATGGATGTTTTTCATATTGCATAGCACTATACATCATCATATGAGTTTGATTTTGATTgattcctctttttgtccacaGGATACACGAGAGTATGAAGTGTCCATTTAAAGGCCAAAATATCTTAGTGGGATTTAAAACCAATTAAATTGACAATAAAAAGATGTTTGTTATTGTAAGATCATGACCCCCCTTTCAGTTAATTTAGTCATTTTTCTACCACACAACTTTGTAACTTTGTCCTATTTTCATTTCATTGGCCTGTGGTGGATTTGACATCTTTCAATGTTACATTGGGACCTGTGCCTTacaagggtttaaaaaaaagtcactcgaGGAAAGTAAAGGGAAAAGGGtcataaaataattatttgtttaGGCAAGCGTAACTTTGGCCATGTACAAAATACATTGCTAGTCAGTCTGGTATTCTGTGGTTTTGATTTCCACCAAACGTTGCACATGTATGCTATGACTTGCTGTCAGACCATGTCAAAGGCAGAACTGTCTTTTGAACAAACTTTTAGTATTTGCTCTCTTTTCAAAAACAAGTACTGTTAATGACAATACACCATGTACTCAAACATTTTTCACACAAAAACGGCAGTTATCATGACTGCAAATGACAAATTCATTACAAGCGACAGCGTGTCACATTGGATCCATGTTTCTATGATTGCTTCTTGCAGATTCAGTCCTTGCTTGTTCGGCCCACCTCTAGCATCGATTTTGAAATCCTGCCCAAACCACAAAAGACCAGACTGACTTGCCGTGTATCTGATACATGCCAAAAGTTAAGCTAGCCTTCCAGTCCAACTGATGCCAAAAACTTGAGAAACTGGCAATATTAgcgagtgttgcaccgataccattattTTGTTCCCCATATGGCTACGTGGTATTAGCCGATGCCAATATATTGTACCAGTGCCgcgtttttcaaaaaaaaaaaaaaacttttattaatactaaattactgcatgcTCTCTTGAATGTAAAGTCATCGCTATCATGGATTGGTCAGActtaactcagtggctgccatggATGGCGCTAGACGACCTATCCACTTGAAGTGTTTGGGCAAGCAATGAATTAACATTTTGTCCATTCCCActccaaatagattggatgtctactagagataaactcattgaaattcagAGCAGACGATGGCTGGACGCCACACGATTGCATGTCTATCATTATCATGGGAGGGCAACAAGCCCaccattttttttacagtggcgTGTGAGGCTGGCAACTATATTGGGTAGGTCGACCAGTGGTTAGAAACTTCTGTAAATCCCGAAGAGACCATGTACGACATAATCGGCCTGTTATTTCTTAGTTTGGCGTCATTTTAGTACCGTATCGGTACCGATACTATTAtctgtatcggtgcaacaccaatattaactaattggctgccactgacggcacaagatgtccaatccatttgaagtgggagggtaggCGGCGCTGCCTAcccacccacttcaaatggattggaaatctattagtgataaaCGAGTGATACTCATTTACAACAGACAACAAACAAAACACACttgaatgttttgtgtttatttatgtGGCTAACGTTGCAAACTGAAATGTGTTATTTCACCATTTTCTCTCTTACTCACTTTGTCTTTGTGTaaaattcacacacacacaatgaatgTAAATATATGACTTGATATTGACCGAGGTTGATGTAAACAGTATATACATTactaaattaaatatataaaccTCATATTTACACTTCTACATGCTAGTGGGAGGTTGTATATTTTCATTAAATAGATAATGAAAATTCAGTGCCAAAATATAATGTTGAATAACTTCTTGTGTCCTTTTAGTGTTTCATCCGTTGTTAAAGTAGTGTTTTCAAAGGCAATCTtatgtttttattctttttttcggGGTGACATGGATCAGTGGTAGAATAGTCGTCTCCAAACCTAAAGGTCATGGGTTCGATTCCACTGCCCTGGTGACAGTGtcaaagtatccttgagcaacgaTACTTAACCCCACGTTACGAAAGAGGTGACTGTGAAAGCGCTTTGAGTGACTTGAAGGtgtaaaagcgctatataagtgaaAGGCTGTTTGCCAAAAATAGCCAATGTCtcataacatactgtacatgggaAAGCGAGGCCATGAATGTCATTATGCTTATAGCATGCACTGATTGTAAATTATATTGCTTCTGCTCAGTCTTGCCATTACCATTATATTTATTGACATATCGGATTTGATGTTGTATGCACtatgttgatgaaaaaaaacaactctggCTGTTTGCTGTAAtgcattatgtatttatttaaaacaaattgTTTGGCTCATTCACTGCGCCAAATGGGTCGCGTGGTAGATGTAATTATAAGTAGCATTTCTTTGCTTCATATATGAGTCAGTTCTTTTGAAGGCAGTAATTTACTGAACTGGAAATAAAGTCTCTGTTGAATGGTGTCAAATCTGTTGTGATGTCATTTTTACAATGCCAAAATCCTACAAGCATGACTTAAACATGTGCAAAACAGAGCAGCGGAGCAGTTTGTCAACACAAATCAATCAAAAGATGTGTGCAAATATTAGCAGGGACCATTCTGTGAGGCAAAATTTctcatttgtgctttttctccAACCTTCAAAAAATACGCATGATGTCAGGCATTCTTATTTGGAGAATCCACATTTATTGCTCAAAACTGAAGGGTTGAGTGATCTAATCTCTAATTTACCAGTAAATCTGATTATGTGGAGTGGTAGAAAATGAAGTGATAAATGGTACGATTGAAAGTGTTTTGTCCTGTAAGAGTCCACAGTCGACTTTAACTCAGTTGCCCAAAAaactattaccgtaattttcgcactacaaggcgcacctgactataaactgccacccaccaaatttgacactaaaacaacatttgttcatagatgagATGGACTATAGGCCGCGGCTATCCTTactgtgttatgggatatttacaccaaaagatattgacctgaaacactttatttgacagcggcatcatacgactgtcataagaccaaatgagccaccatgaagccttgaaccaattggctgcaaagcttcaatgctttaagaagcttcattttgtcatcattgctcccttggggggagacagtcaacctttgctcccgcctgctgtcaacactgttgttgtccaacatgcctcctaacaagcattgcagcgctacagatgtaaatatcaaaattcatgttctgtgctaattatttcttcagttactgttccagttgtttcattaattgctagttatgatatttggttacactttatttgacagtggcgcaataagcctgtcattagaccatcatatttatgacacgacactgtcatgagcattaatgaatgctcataacagatgtcatttagtgtcatctggcaaattatctcacttttgaatggatgtaaaggatCCTAGCTGTACATAAATGAAGTTAGAGACATAATTGGATGACaatgaatgacatctgtcataagaattcagtaatgcccatgatagtggcgtgtcataattatgacggtcttatgaagccgcttaaaataaaattacctgttaatccaaataaatcaacaagtactgcactggactatacgctgcaggattcaaaatgaaggaaaaaagtagtgatttatagtctgaaaattacagtattcatttgctaaatacatttataatgtaTAATGAGTGAGCTATATATATACTGACCAATAATTAAACACTCTTCCACTGGATGGCAGAAAATACAATTAACCTGCATATCCATCTTATTTTGTCACTGCAGTATAACCCAGTCTTTATCAAATTGTGGGGCGATGCCggcggtggcgcatgtgacctcggggaacatagtTTTCTGCTGTACTAAAATAAAAGGTAATTGCGCATTTACTCAGGGGGTGGCAATGGCGCTcttattttcagagtgtgcgcagtatttttgaaccaaacgagCACCCAGCTAAGAGCACtttagatatgaagagctaagacaaggaaatatgactaaGCGTATGTagtttttggctttgacttttaatacagtggtagatgaggaaagaccagtctgtttactgtctAAAATGTTGCAGCGGACAACattaagccaaatcaattaagacaccactaaagacattagaccccaatcacattgatggccgcttgatttttttttttgaccgaaAACgtcccgaatattgccaacaatcattcCGCTTTGAAAGtgatacatcagtaaaccagcttgcactgttagcatcatataaagtGGCATTCGAAGTTGCTCAGTGTaacaataaccccacaccatagcaatggagctgatactgcctgcagcaaaaataaaactccctctgtccaatgacactgtggtatacagtgccttgcaaaagtattcggcccccttgagtcttgcaacctttcaccacatttcaggcttcaaacataaagatatgaaatttaattttttttgtcaagaatcaacaacaagtgggacacaatcgtgaagtggaacaacatttattggataatttaaacttttttaacaaataaaaaactgcaaagtgggacgtgcaatattattcggcccctttactttcagtgcagcaaactcactccagaagttcagtgaggatctctgaatgatccaatgttgtcctaaatgaccgatgatgataaatagaatccaaatgtgtgtaatcaagtctccgtataaatgcacctgctctgtgatagtctcagggttctgtttaaagtgcagagagcattatgaaaaccaaggaacacaccaggcaggtccgagatactgttgtggagaagtttaaagccggatttggatacaaaaagatttcccaagctttaaacatctcaaggagcaccgtgcaaaccatcatattgaaatggaaggagcatcagacgattgcacatctaccaagacccggccgtccttccaaactttcttctcaaacaaggagaaaactgatcagagatgcagccaagaggcccatgatcactctggatgaactgcagagatctacagctgaggtgggagagtctgtccataggacaacaatcagtcgtacactgcacaaatctggcctttatggaagagtggcaagaagaaagccatttctcaaagatatccataaaaagtctcgtttaaagtttgccacaagccacctgggagacacaccaaacatgtggaagaaggtgctctggtcagatgaaaccaaaattgaactttttggccacaatgcaaaacgatatgtttggcgtaaaagcaacacagctcatcaccctgaacacaccatccccactgtcaaacatggtggtggcagcatcatggtttgggcctgcttttcttcagcagggacagggaagatggttaaaattgacgggaagatgcatgcagccaaatacaggaacagtctggaagaaaacctgttggtatctgcacaagacctgagactgggacggagatttatcttccaacaggtcaatgatccaaaacataaagccaaatctacaatggaatggttcaaaaataaacgtatccaggtgttagaatggccaagtcaaagtccagacctgaatccgatcgagaatctgtggaaagagctgaagactgctgttcacaaacactctccatcccacctcactgagctcgagctgttttgcaaggaagaatgggcaagaatgtcagtctctcgatgtgcaaaactgatagaaacataccccaagcaacttgcagctgtaattggagcaaaaggtggcgctacaaagtattaacgcaagggggccgaataatattgcacgccccacttttcagttttttatttgttaaaaaagtttaaattatccaataaattttgttccactgcacgattgtgtcccacttgttgttgattcttgacaaaaaattaaaattttatatctttatgtttgaagcctgaaatgtggcgaaaggttgcaaggttcaagggggccgaatacttttgcaaggcactgtatattccaTTAATCTCTTTTtcagtcaaattgtttggcatattgtcctcatgagtttttgttgccaatcaatttgaatttattgttatttattgattgtaatatattttattttatttttcagtatcaaatggtcaaaaaatatacCTTGAGTGTGTTTttatagtttggatgtgacttttttttttttttttttttttttgtgataaaGTGATGCGCTTTAGGTCTTTtctgttgcaaacaaaacaatgttaataaagttatacgttgttgtaagttgatctatattacttttttccctttaatattaaaaaggacacaattttATGCAGGGGTgaatttatattaattatttcatATAAAAGTGAAACTATTTACACTGGCGGCAGATAGTTGGGGGCGCGAAACGTTTAGGTCTTCCTGgggcttggggggggcgtaacaaaataattgagattataaataaataaataaaagcggaATTGACCTGGGTTGTGAGCATAGCCCTGGAGTTTTGTGCGTTTAAATTCAACAGGGGGCAGTAACGTATCAAACAATCGTTAGCGTTTTGCGATAGCAATAGTAGAAGAAGAAAATACCGGAAGCTTTAGAGCTTTACCGAGTGACCCAGTTAGCTGTTCAGATTaacagtgaataattttattggCAAACAATTCGTTTGGGTATAATATTTTTgaagatgtcttttttgaaatgtcttttttatgAAGTCGCATTTCGGGAGTGAAACGAATTTTGAAACAAGGATTTGCCAGGCAAAATGGGCATGTCGATGTTGCCATTTTTATAAAATACGCTAGCTAATGTAAAATTGAATAATCAAACCTTATTTTAGTCGATatgaataataattaaaaacaggTTTGACTTGCTCATATAAGCACGCCTTGTTAAGTTTTGTTCGCCGGTCGATTAATAATCACTCAATTAAAGTGCTCAAAGGATACTACGATTCTTCAATTCCTTTTGATGTTCGGTGTCGTAAGTACaatttattattactataaaTGCGATATTATGATTGCCGACCAGGCGTACTGAAGTGTCATCTTTTCATGTTGCACTCGTAGAGTAACGCCAGTGTTTACAATTACTTCTGTACCTTCTATAGTTAATTCAAGGTAATTTGCATGACTACGTCTACTTAATTTAAATGTCATGGTCAACGCCAAATGTATCATAAAAATGGATTCCAGCTGTCTCCTGAAAAAGACAATAAATTGTAAAGAAATCCCTgagtttttaaatatatgtgagATTTAGTGTTCACTGTTTTTGCTTAATAGATTTTTGGATAAttgaaacaattggctaaatacCTGGCCTTCaaagctacatggagtttttaatTCAGAATCAACCTTAAAATCAATGCTAATTTGACAGTTCCGtgtttcattttgtttcatGTTACCCTTTTGCTCTTGTATCTACAGTCGGATAAGATCCGATCAGTCCCATGTCTGCTGAGGCGTCAGTCGGCAGTCATGCTGCAAACTCTGCCGAGTCTGCTGATTCCCAACCTGTTTTCCAAAGCACTGTTGAAGACAGACATCGCGGTCTGTTGGGAAGCAAATATGTCAAGTTAAATGTGGGCGGTTCGCTGCATTATACAACCGTCCAGACATTGACCAAGGAGGAAAGTCTACTGGAGAGCATTTGTAATGGAGGAACCGAAGTAAACATAGATTCAGATGGTCAGTAAAGCAGCATTATTTTTACTATCACAAAGTTGAATAGTTTAGAATGGTTCGATAAATCCTCCATAACTATTTgcccgctgtcatatgtactgttGTCATGATACTAAAATTTTCTATTCGATATCGAtcctaaaaaacaaacaaactccatacCATTTTCGATACACCATAAGTAAAAAACCAAAActacatgtttattttttgttaactctttcagggatgatgacagacgtccaatcatccttctatGAATAGAAATGAGTTGATCACTTGTAagcttccaatccatttgtactGGGAATGAATGTTTATTCGATACCATTCTTCCCCACTTCAAATTaatgtctagtgccgtcaatggcagccaatgagtcaaaaaaataacatttgttctccctctggccaatatccaccctaCCATCAATTATTTTATCACTATAAGACATCAAATCTATTTGAAAGTAGCAGTATCGGCACCCGATATgcctatttttggagtattGGACAATATCGGATTTGGTAACAACATGGGATCCGATCCAGTATTCAGGCAAACACGTTCTCTGTGTGTGACTACTTTTCTTTAGAAACTAATCATAGTAACAGAGCATCGGATTGGTATTAGCGAAGTATTTCCTGTAAAATTAGatcagaagttaaaaaaaaaaaaaaatcatcattgaGACATCCCTAATTTGAAATTCAACCAAGTATTTATGACTtacgtattgcaacttttctctCTGAAAATTTAGATGGCTGATTacctttttttgtctttctctGTCAGGTTGGGTGATTTTAGACCGAAGTGGTCGGCATTTTGGGCTCGTTTTGAACTTCTTGCGAGATGGCTCAGTACCGCTCCCTGAGGACCACAGGGAACTTGATGAGATCCTGAAAGAGGCCCAGTACTACAGGGTCCAGGGTCTTATCCAACACTGCATCACTGCGATGCAGGTAAGTTGCTTGTATGTTGTTTTCTTTTCCAGGAAAACTGAGGAACTACTGTAATTTGATTGTTCAATGTTCATAAAAGGAGTTGCTGACTTTGTAGTGGTACATTTGTCTGAATATCGTGCATCGGTCATTAACGGTTTTGGACAGATAATCGACCGGTACCAAATATTTGTCATTTTGACAcagttaggcttttttttttttaatttttttaacagaCATACAATAAGagatcaatttattttattttgctttctTTCACAAGAGAGCCTACTCGACTCCCTccacttttttgttttcatttgaaaaacATACACAAGCAAAGGACAAAAAATTCAGTTATGTTGAACAAACTTTATTTACAGTTGGAAACATTCGGGCGTGTTTTAGCTTTTGACTTCACTTAATCAGTTATGCTGCTGAATCTAGGCACTCCCTGCACTTTTTCTTCGAATTTTAGAGCAGATGTTTTTAAATCAGGAAAAtttaaatatgatttttttttttcactaaaaatTTGATTCATTATTGTTTTCGGAATTTGTTTCCCCACCTACTTTTTTAATGAGTTTAACCCTTTCTATAGCACTCATTGAAcgaattggctgctattgatggcactagaagtccaattcattttgactgggatgttCATTCAcctcttcccagtcaaaatggattgaactaaTGGCACCGCAAGTGGCACTTAAACATGAGCTTTTACAGCCATTCCACccagtttaaattaattggacgtctgttgTTGTCAATGACAGGCAATTAGTTAACCAAATGTTATTTGGTTGCATTATGCTTTGTCCCCTTTAGAAACAAAAGGACATATTTGAAAGTGTCTGTCGCATCCCAATGATCACATCAGCCAAAGAAGAGCAGAAGATGATTGCAACCTGCAGAAAGGTAAAGCAATGTTATTCTTTAGCAGATGATTATTGCTTACACAGGAAAGTCAAGGCACAAAACAAAAGAGTTCTTATTATGTTAACATGTTATAAAAAAATTAGTTTTTGGATTTCCTATTTGAGTGTCCACCTATTGACCTATCGCAAAAGCTATAGTTTCAGTTGCTAAGCCGAGATGCTTCGTGGCCCCAACAGCACGAGCCATTGCAGGCAgacgtaggcctgtcgcgataacaaattttagtgtgcgataattattctcataaattattgcgatatgcgatattattgcgcccccccaattttttttaaccaatttacaataacacagtgcgaatacagtatatattaatagatcaagtacacccatttaaacacaatatttactcttaaattcaaatatactttttaagaaatcacaactaaaaacaatagaccctgcctcttaagtaaaaaacaacaatattgataccgcacagaaacacagaataaataaaatgtgtttaattaaaaaaaattgcacttaataacttaagcatttaggaaaatgaaaacatttcccgtcatagcttctgcaatggtgttccataggaatgcaacgatacagttaagtcatggttcggtacgaattttgatatgggggacacgatttttgagccgattcaatacatttaatgctctgtaaaaaaaaaaaaaaaaaaaaacaattgttttttttttttttttttttttttttttttttttgctcacgagcgaaaattaaattgccatcatattaacatgcattttagtgcataatatttacgtgcttacttcttactgatatgaaaaaaa
Coding sequences within it:
- the kctd13 gene encoding BTB/POZ domain-containing adapter for CUL3-mediated RhoA degradation protein 1 is translated as MSAEASVGSHAANSAESADSQPVFQSTVEDRHRGLLGSKYVKLNVGGSLHYTTVQTLTKEESLLESICNGGTEVNIDSDGWVILDRSGRHFGLVLNFLRDGSVPLPEDHRELDEILKEAQYYRVQGLIQHCITAMQKQKDIFESVCRIPMITSAKEEQKMIATCRKPVVKLQNNRGNNKYSYTSNSDDNLLKNIELFDKLVLRFNGRVLFVKDVLGDEICCWSFYGEGRKIAEVCCTSIVYATEKKQTKVEFPEARIFEETLNILIYENGRRSGPGGLHLLDSRGSGSSVGTGQSEEEGAVGDRRVRRIHVRRHIMHDERGHGQQTVYKD